The following proteins come from a genomic window of Denitromonas sp.:
- the tuf gene encoding elongation factor Tu, translating to MAKGKFERTKPHVNVGTIGHVDHGKTTLTAAITTILSKKFGGEAKDYASIDSAPEEKARGITINTAHVEYETETRHYAHVDCPGHADYVKNMITGAAQMDGAILVCSAADGPMPQTREHILLARQVGVPYIIVFLNKCDMVDDEELLELVEMEVRELLSKYDFPGDDVPIVKGSALKALEGDQSPIGEPAIFELAAALDSYIPTPERAIDKPFLLPIEDVFSISGRGTVVTGRVERGIVKVGEEIEIVGIKDTVKTICTGVEMFRKLLDQGQAGDNVGVLLRGTKREDVERGQVLCKPGSIKPHTHFTGEVYVLSKEEGGRHTPFFANYRPQFYFRTTDVTGSISLPEGTEMVMPGDNVSITVKLIAPIAMEEGLRFAIREGGRTVGAGVVAKVIE from the coding sequence ATGGCTAAGGGTAAGTTTGAGCGGACGAAACCGCACGTCAACGTCGGCACGATTGGTCACGTCGACCACGGCAAGACCACGCTGACGGCAGCGATCACGACGATTCTGTCGAAGAAGTTCGGTGGTGAAGCCAAGGACTATGCGTCGATCGACAGCGCGCCGGAAGAAAAGGCCCGCGGTATCACGATCAACACCGCACACGTCGAGTACGAGACGGAAACCCGTCACTACGCCCACGTGGATTGCCCGGGTCACGCTGACTACGTCAAGAACATGATTACCGGTGCTGCGCAGATGGACGGCGCGATCCTGGTGTGCTCGGCCGCTGACGGCCCGATGCCCCAGACCCGCGAGCACATCCTGCTGGCCCGTCAGGTTGGCGTGCCGTACATCATCGTCTTCCTGAACAAGTGCGACATGGTCGACGACGAAGAGCTGCTCGAGCTGGTCGAGATGGAAGTGCGTGAGCTGCTGTCCAAGTACGACTTCCCGGGCGACGATGTGCCCATCGTCAAGGGTTCGGCCCTGAAAGCCCTCGAAGGCGACCAGAGCCCGATCGGCGAGCCGGCGATCTTCGAACTGGCCGCTGCGCTCGATTCGTACATTCCGACCCCCGAGCGTGCCATCGACAAGCCCTTCCTGCTGCCGATCGAAGACGTGTTCTCGATCTCCGGCCGCGGCACCGTGGTGACCGGTCGTGTTGAGCGCGGCATCGTCAAGGTTGGCGAAGAAATCGAAATCGTCGGCATCAAGGACACCGTCAAGACCATCTGCACCGGTGTCGAGATGTTCCGCAAGCTGCTCGACCAGGGTCAGGCTGGCGACAACGTTGGCGTGCTGCTGCGCGGCACCAAGCGTGAAGACGTCGAGCGTGGCCAGGTGCTGTGCAAGCCGGGTTCGATCAAGCCGCACACCCACTTCACGGGTGAGGTGTATGTGCTGTCGAAGGAAGAAGGCGGCCGTCACACCCCGTTCTTCGCCAACTACCGTCCGCAGTTCTACTTCCGCACCACCGACGTGACCGGTTCGATCTCGCTGCCCGAAGGCACCGAGATGGTCATGCCGGGCGACAACGTGTCGATCACCGTCAAGCTGATCGCCCCGATCGCCATGGAAGAAGGTCTGCGCTTCGCCATCCGCGAAGGTGGCCGTACCGTCGGC
- the fusA gene encoding elongation factor G, whose amino-acid sequence MARKTPIERYRNIGISAHIDAGKTTTTERILFYTGVNHKIGEVHDGAATMDWMAQEQERGITITSAATTCFWKGMDLSYPEHHINIIDTPGHVDFTIEVERSMRVLDGACMVYCAVGGVQPQSETVWRQATKYRVPRLAFVNKMDRSGADFYKVVAQMKSRLKANPVPVVLPIGAEEHFEGVVDLIKMKAIVWDEASQGTKFDYAEIPANLVEEAAKWREQMVEAAAEATEELMNEYLENGELSEAQILAGLRRRTIACEIQPMLCGTAFKNKGVQRMLDAVIEFMPSPTEVPAVTGTDEDGNEMTRKSSDDEKFSALAFKLMTDPFVGQLTFIRVYSGVLDSGDSVLNSVKDKKERIGRLLQMHANDRIEIKEVRAGDIAACVGLKDVTTGETLCAPDAPIILERMEFPDPVIHVAVEPKTKSDQEKMGIALSRLAQEDPSFRVRTDEESGQTIISGMGELHLEIIVDRMKREFNVEANVGAPQVAYREAVRSAVEQEGKFVKQSGGRGQYGHVWIKLEPNEAGKGYEFVDAIKGGVVPREYIPAVDRGIRDTLPSGVLAGFPVVDVKVTLFDGSYHDVDSNENAFKMAGSMAFKDAMRKANPVLLEPMMAVEVETPEDFMGNVMGDLSGRRGIVLGMDDIAGDMKGIRAEVPLAEMFGYATSLRSLTQGRATYSMEFKHYSEAPKNVAEAVIKSK is encoded by the coding sequence GTGGCTCGCAAGACACCTATTGAGCGTTACCGCAACATCGGTATTTCGGCTCACATCGACGCCGGCAAGACAACGACGACCGAGCGGATTCTTTTTTACACCGGCGTGAACCACAAGATTGGTGAAGTTCACGACGGCGCTGCGACCATGGACTGGATGGCGCAAGAGCAGGAGCGTGGCATCACCATCACCTCCGCGGCGACCACCTGCTTCTGGAAAGGGATGGACCTGAGCTATCCCGAGCACCACATCAACATCATCGACACCCCGGGGCACGTTGACTTCACCATCGAAGTCGAGCGCTCCATGCGCGTGCTCGATGGCGCCTGCATGGTCTATTGCGCGGTCGGTGGCGTTCAGCCGCAGTCCGAAACGGTGTGGCGTCAGGCAACCAAGTACCGCGTGCCGCGTCTGGCCTTCGTGAACAAGATGGACCGGTCGGGTGCGGACTTCTACAAGGTCGTGGCGCAGATGAAGTCGCGCCTGAAGGCCAATCCGGTGCCGGTGGTGCTGCCGATTGGTGCCGAAGAGCACTTCGAGGGCGTGGTTGACCTGATCAAGATGAAGGCCATCGTCTGGGACGAGGCCTCGCAGGGAACCAAGTTCGACTACGCCGAGATTCCGGCGAACCTGGTCGAAGAAGCGGCCAAGTGGCGCGAGCAGATGGTCGAGGCGGCAGCCGAAGCTACCGAGGAGCTCATGAACGAGTACCTGGAAAACGGTGAGCTGAGCGAAGCCCAGATCCTGGCCGGCCTGCGTCGTCGTACCATCGCCTGCGAAATCCAGCCGATGCTGTGCGGCACCGCGTTCAAGAACAAGGGTGTGCAGCGCATGCTGGACGCCGTCATCGAGTTCATGCCGTCGCCGACCGAAGTGCCGGCCGTGACCGGTACCGACGAAGATGGCAACGAAATGACGCGCAAGTCGTCCGACGACGAGAAGTTCTCGGCGCTGGCGTTCAAGCTGATGACCGACCCGTTCGTGGGTCAGCTGACCTTTATCCGTGTTTACTCCGGCGTGCTCGATTCGGGCGACTCGGTGCTGAACTCGGTCAAGGACAAAAAAGAGCGTATCGGCCGTCTGCTGCAGATGCACGCCAACGACCGGATCGAGATCAAGGAAGTGCGCGCTGGCGACATCGCTGCCTGCGTGGGCCTGAAGGATGTCACCACGGGTGAGACCCTGTGCGCCCCGGATGCGCCGATCATTCTCGAGCGCATGGAATTCCCGGACCCGGTGATTCACGTTGCCGTCGAGCCGAAGACCAAGAGCGACCAGGAAAAGATGGGTATCGCCCTGAGCCGTCTGGCCCAGGAAGATCCGTCGTTCCGCGTGCGCACCGACGAAGAATCCGGCCAGACGATCATCTCCGGCATGGGTGAGCTGCACCTCGAGATCATCGTTGATCGTATGAAGCGTGAATTCAACGTTGAAGCCAACGTGGGTGCGCCGCAGGTGGCCTATCGCGAAGCCGTGCGTTCGGCGGTCGAGCAGGAAGGCAAGTTCGTCAAGCAGTCCGGTGGTCGTGGTCAGTACGGCCACGTCTGGATCAAGCTGGAGCCGAACGAAGCAGGCAAGGGCTACGAATTCGTCGACGCCATCAAGGGCGGTGTGGTGCCGCGTGAATACATCCCGGCGGTTGATCGCGGGATTCGTGACACGCTGCCCAGCGGCGTGCTCGCCGGCTTCCCGGTGGTGGACGTCAAGGTCACGCTGTTCGACGGTTCGTACCACGATGTCGACTCGAACGAAAACGCGTTCAAGATGGCCGGTTCGATGGCCTTCAAGGACGCCATGCGCAAGGCGAACCCGGTGCTGCTCGAGCCGATGATGGCGGTCGAGGTCGAGACGCCGGAGGACTTCATGGGCAACGTCATGGGTGACCTGTCCGGCCGTCGCGGTATCGTGCTGGGTATGGATGACATCGCCGGTGACATGAAGGGTATTCGTGCCGAGGTGCCGCTGGCCGAGATGTTCGGTTACGCCACCTCCCTGCGTTCCTTGACGCAAGGTCGTGCGACGTACTCGATGGAATTCAAGCACTACAGCGAAGCCCCGAAGAACGTGGCCGAAGCTGTGATCAAGAGCAAGTAA
- the rpoC gene encoding DNA-directed RNA polymerase subunit beta': MKSLLADLFKQTLPNEEEFDAITIGLASPDKIRSWSYGEVKKPETINYRTFKPERDGLFCAKIFGPVKDYECLCGKYKRLKHRGVICEKCGVEVTLSKVRRERMGHIELASPVAHIWFLKSLPSRLGMVLDMTLRDIERVLYFEGFVVVEPGMTPLTRGQLLTEDDYLAKVEEYGDEFEASMGAEGVRELLRTLDVNQEIEKLRGELEATSSDAKIKKFSKRLKILEAFQQSGIKPEWMILAVLPVLPPDLRPLVPLDGGRFATSDLNDLYRRVINRNNRLKRLLELKAPEIIVRNEKRMLQESVDSLLDNGRRGKAMTGANKRPLKSLADMIKGKGGRFRQNLLGKRVDYSGRSVIVVGPQLKLHQCGLPKLMALELFKPFIFNKLELMGLATTIKQAKKMVESQEPVVWDILEEVIREHPVLLNRAPTLHRLGIQAFEPVLIEGKAIQLHPLVCVAFNADFDGDQMAVHVPLSLEAQMEARTLMLASNNVISPANGEPIIVPSQDIVLGLYYASREGIGEKGDGMVLQDVSEVLRAYESGNLSLHARITVRLKEADLGPDGERIERVTRYQTTAGRALLSEILPAGLPFSVIDKPLKKKEISKLINASFRRCGLKATVVFADQLMQFGFRLATRAGVSIAVKDMLVPDQKEPIIRAAENEVKEIAQQYASGLVTDGERYNKVVDIWGRTGDQVAKAMMDQLGKQKIEDRFGATPRDNWWQAVYMPGAKAPEPKEVDQESFNSIYMMADSGARGSAAQIRQLAGMRGLMAKPDGSIIETPITTNFREGLNVLQYFISTHGARKGLADTALKTANSGYLTRRLVDVTQDLVVTEDDCGTRNGFNMKAMIEGGEVIEPLRERILGRVCIDDVVNPDTQETVIAAGELLDENAVELIESLGIDEVAVRTPLTCETRYGLCAKCYGRDLGRGSLVNVGEAVGVIAAQSIGEPGTQLTMRTFHVGGAASRAAAASSVEAKSAGSIRFTQNMRYVTSAKGEKIIIARSAEVLVADDMGRERERHKVPYGAMLHVNDGDTIKAGQQLATWDPHTRPIVTEFAGTVKFENVEEGVTVAKQIDEVTGLSTLVVIDAKRRGGTASTKGVRPQVKLFDEQGDEVKIAGSDHAVAITFQVGSIITVKDGQQINVGDILARIPQETAKTRDITGGLPRVAELFEARSPKDAGVLAEYTGTVSFGKETKGKQRLVITELDGTAHEFLIPKDKHVMVHDGQVVNKGEPIVDGPAEPHDILRLKGIEALARYIIDEVQDVYRLQGVKINDKHIEVIVRQMLRRVVISDSGDTRFIREEQVERSEVLDENDRIEAEGKLPASYENVLLGITKASLSTDSFISAASFQETTRVLTEAAIMGKRDELRGLKENVIVGRLIPAGTGMAYHRNRRAQSEGQDLGGEHAWPAAAEELLDLPQEDVLTR, encoded by the coding sequence ATGAAGAGCCTGCTCGCTGATCTGTTCAAACAGACCCTTCCCAACGAGGAAGAGTTTGACGCGATTACCATCGGTCTCGCGTCGCCGGACAAAATCCGGTCGTGGTCCTATGGCGAAGTCAAAAAGCCTGAGACCATCAACTACCGTACCTTCAAGCCGGAGCGCGATGGCCTGTTCTGCGCCAAGATCTTTGGCCCGGTGAAGGACTACGAGTGCCTGTGCGGCAAGTACAAGCGACTCAAGCACCGCGGCGTGATCTGCGAGAAGTGCGGCGTCGAGGTGACGCTGTCGAAAGTGCGCCGCGAGCGCATGGGCCACATCGAACTGGCCTCGCCGGTCGCCCACATCTGGTTCCTGAAGAGCCTGCCCAGCCGTCTGGGCATGGTGCTCGACATGACCCTGCGCGACATCGAGCGCGTGCTGTACTTCGAAGGTTTCGTGGTGGTCGAGCCGGGCATGACCCCGCTGACCCGCGGCCAGCTGCTGACCGAGGACGACTACCTCGCCAAGGTCGAAGAGTACGGTGACGAGTTCGAAGCCTCCATGGGCGCCGAGGGCGTGCGCGAGCTGCTGCGCACCCTCGACGTGAACCAGGAAATCGAGAAGCTGCGCGGCGAGCTCGAGGCGACCAGCTCCGACGCCAAGATCAAGAAGTTCTCCAAGCGCCTGAAGATCCTCGAGGCCTTCCAGCAGTCCGGCATCAAGCCGGAGTGGATGATCCTGGCCGTGCTGCCGGTGCTGCCGCCGGACCTGCGTCCGCTGGTGCCGCTGGACGGTGGCCGTTTCGCCACGTCCGACCTGAACGACCTGTACCGTCGCGTCATCAACCGCAACAACCGTCTGAAGCGTCTGCTCGAGCTCAAGGCGCCCGAGATCATCGTGCGCAACGAGAAGCGCATGCTGCAGGAGTCGGTTGACTCCCTGCTCGACAACGGCCGTCGCGGCAAGGCCATGACCGGCGCCAACAAGCGTCCGCTCAAGTCGCTGGCCGACATGATCAAGGGTAAGGGCGGTCGTTTCCGTCAGAACCTGCTGGGCAAGCGCGTCGACTACTCGGGCCGTTCGGTCATCGTGGTGGGCCCGCAGCTCAAGCTGCACCAGTGCGGCCTGCCCAAGCTGATGGCACTCGAGCTGTTCAAGCCCTTCATCTTCAACAAGTTGGAGCTGATGGGGCTGGCCACGACCATCAAGCAGGCCAAGAAGATGGTGGAGAGCCAGGAGCCGGTGGTGTGGGACATCCTCGAAGAGGTGATCCGCGAGCATCCGGTGCTGCTCAACCGCGCCCCGACCCTGCACCGACTCGGTATCCAGGCCTTTGAGCCGGTGCTGATCGAAGGCAAGGCCATCCAGCTGCACCCGCTGGTCTGCGTCGCGTTCAACGCCGACTTCGACGGCGACCAGATGGCTGTGCACGTGCCGCTGTCGCTCGAAGCTCAGATGGAAGCCCGCACCTTGATGCTGGCCTCCAACAACGTGATCTCGCCTGCCAACGGCGAGCCGATCATCGTTCCCTCGCAGGACATCGTGCTCGGCCTGTACTACGCCAGCCGCGAAGGCATCGGCGAGAAGGGCGACGGCATGGTGCTGCAGGACGTCTCCGAGGTGCTGCGCGCCTACGAATCCGGCAACCTGTCGCTGCATGCGCGCATCACCGTGCGCCTGAAAGAGGCCGACCTAGGCCCGGATGGCGAGCGCATCGAGCGTGTCACGCGCTACCAGACCACGGCCGGTCGCGCGCTGCTGTCCGAGATCCTGCCTGCCGGTCTGCCGTTCAGCGTGATCGACAAGCCGCTCAAGAAAAAAGAGATCTCCAAGCTCATCAACGCCTCCTTCCGCCGCTGCGGCCTGAAGGCGACGGTGGTGTTCGCTGACCAGCTGATGCAGTTCGGTTTCCGTCTCGCGACGCGTGCCGGCGTGTCGATCGCGGTCAAGGACATGCTGGTGCCGGATCAGAAAGAGCCGATCATCCGCGCCGCCGAAAACGAAGTGAAAGAGATCGCCCAGCAGTACGCCTCCGGTCTGGTGACCGATGGCGAGCGCTACAACAAGGTGGTCGATATCTGGGGTCGCACCGGTGACCAGGTCGCCAAGGCGATGATGGACCAGCTTGGCAAGCAGAAGATCGAAGACCGCTTCGGCGCGACGCCGCGCGACAACTGGTGGCAGGCGGTGTACATGCCGGGCGCGAAAGCACCCGAGCCGAAGGAAGTCGATCAGGAGTCGTTCAACTCCATCTACATGATGGCCGACTCCGGGGCGCGGGGTTCCGCGGCCCAGATCCGTCAGCTGGCCGGTATGCGGGGCCTGATGGCCAAGCCGGACGGCTCGATCATCGAGACGCCGATCACCACCAACTTCCGCGAAGGCCTGAACGTGCTTCAGTACTTCATCTCCACCCACGGTGCCCGTAAGGGGCTGGCCGACACCGCGCTGAAGACCGCGAACTCGGGCTACCTGACGCGTCGTCTGGTCGACGTGACCCAGGATCTGGTGGTGACCGAAGACGACTGCGGCACCCGCAATGGCTTCAACATGAAGGCCATGATCGAGGGCGGCGAGGTCATCGAGCCGCTGCGCGAGCGCATCCTCGGCCGTGTGTGCATCGACGACGTGGTCAATCCTGACACCCAGGAAACCGTCATCGCCGCGGGCGAGCTGCTCGACGAGAACGCGGTCGAGCTGATCGAAAGCCTCGGCATCGACGAAGTCGCGGTGCGCACGCCGCTGACCTGCGAAACCCGCTACGGCCTGTGCGCCAAGTGCTACGGTCGCGATCTGGGCCGTGGTTCGCTGGTGAACGTCGGCGAGGCGGTCGGCGTGATCGCTGCGCAGTCGATCGGTGAGCCGGGTACCCAGCTGACCATGCGGACCTTCCACGTCGGTGGTGCCGCATCGCGAGCCGCTGCTGCCAGCTCGGTGGAAGCCAAGTCGGCCGGTAGCATCCGCTTCACGCAGAACATGCGCTATGTGACCAGCGCCAAGGGCGAGAAGATCATCATCGCGCGTTCGGCCGAAGTGCTGGTGGCCGACGACATGGGCCGCGAGCGCGAGCGCCACAAGGTGCCCTACGGTGCCATGCTGCACGTCAATGACGGCGATACGATCAAGGCCGGCCAGCAACTGGCGACCTGGGATCCGCACACCCGTCCGATCGTGACCGAGTTCGCCGGTACGGTGAAGTTCGAGAACGTCGAGGAAGGCGTGACCGTGGCCAAGCAGATCGACGAAGTGACCGGTCTGTCCACCCTGGTGGTGATCGACGCCAAGCGTCGTGGCGGCACCGCATCGACCAAGGGCGTGCGCCCGCAGGTCAAGCTGTTCGACGAACAGGGCGACGAAGTGAAGATCGCCGGCAGCGACCACGCCGTGGCCATCACCTTCCAGGTCGGCTCGATCATTACCGTCAAGGATGGTCAGCAGATCAACGTTGGCGACATCCTCGCGCGTATCCCGCAGGAAACGGCCAAGACCCGCGACATTACCGGGGGTCTGCCGCGCGTGGCCGAGCTGTTCGAAGCCCGTTCGCCGAAGGATGCCGGCGTGCTCGCCGAGTACACCGGTACGGTGTCGTTCGGCAAGGAAACCAAGGGCAAGCAGCGTCTGGTCATTACCGAACTGGACGGCACCGCCCACGAGTTCCTGATCCCGAAAGACAAGCACGTGATGGTGCACGACGGCCAGGTGGTGAACAAGGGCGAGCCGATTGTTGACGGCCCGGCCGAACCGCACGACATCCTGCGCCTCAAGGGCATCGAAGCGCTGGCGCGTTACATCATCGACGAAGTGCAGGACGTCTATCGTCTGCAGGGCGTGAAGATCAACGACAAGCACATCGAAGTGATCGTGCGTCAGATGCTGCGCCGTGTGGTGATCTCCGATTCGGGCGATACGCGCTTCATCCGCGAGGAGCAGGTCGAGCGCTCCGAAGTGCTGGACGAGAATGACCGCATCGAGGCCGAAGGCAAGTTGCCGGCGAGCTACGAAAACGTCCTGCTCGGTATCACCAAGGCCTCGTTGTCGACGGACTCGTTCATCTCGGCGGCTTCCTTCCAGGAAACCACCCGGGTGCTGACCGAGGCGGCGATCATGGGCAAACGCGACGAACTCCGCGGCCTCAAGGAGAACGTCATCGTCGGTCGTCTCATCCCCGCCGGTACCGGGATGGCGTACCACCGAAACCGCCGGGCCCAGTCCGAAGGACAGGATCTCGGCGGGGAGCACGCCTGGCCCGCGGCGGCCGAAGAGCTCCTGGACTTGCCGCAGGAAGATGTGTTAACGCGTTGA
- the rpsL gene encoding 30S ribosomal protein S12, translating to MPTINQLVRKPRKSAVLKSKVPALDACPQKRGVCTRVYTTTPKKPNSALRKVAKVRLTNGFEVISYIGGEGHNLQEHSVVLIRGGRVKDLPGVRYHIVRGSLDLQGVKDRKQSRSKYGAKRPKKA from the coding sequence ATGCCAACAATTAATCAGCTCGTCCGCAAACCGCGGAAATCTGCCGTTCTCAAAAGCAAGGTGCCGGCGCTTGACGCCTGCCCGCAGAAGCGTGGTGTGTGCACTCGCGTGTACACCACGACGCCGAAGAAGCCGAACTCCGCACTGCGTAAAGTGGCGAAGGTTCGTCTGACCAACGGCTTTGAGGTCATCTCGTACATCGGCGGCGAAGGCCACAACCTCCAGGAGCACTCTGTGGTGCTGATCCGTGGTGGTCGTGTCAAGGACTTGCCGGGTGTGCGTTACCACATCGTCCGTGGATCGCTGGATCTGCAGGGTGTCAAGGATCGGAAGCAGTCGCGCTCCAAGTACGGCGCCAAGCGCCCGAAGAAAGCCTGA
- the rpsG gene encoding 30S ribosomal protein S7, with translation MPRRREVPKREVLSDPKFGSQDVSKFINVIMQAGKKAVAERIVYGAFDHISSKAGKDPLEVFTAALGNVRPVVEVKSRRVGGANYQVPVEVRPSRRMALSMRWLREAARKRAEKSMAQRLAGELLEAAEGRGAAMKKREEVHRMAEANKAFSHYRF, from the coding sequence ATGCCGCGTCGTCGCGAAGTTCCCAAGCGTGAGGTCCTGTCGGATCCGAAGTTTGGTAGTCAGGATGTTTCCAAGTTCATTAACGTGATCATGCAAGCCGGCAAGAAAGCGGTTGCTGAGCGCATCGTTTACGGTGCTTTCGATCACATCTCCTCGAAGGCTGGCAAGGATCCGCTGGAGGTCTTTACCGCTGCGCTGGGCAATGTGCGCCCGGTGGTCGAGGTGAAGAGCCGTCGTGTCGGTGGTGCCAACTACCAGGTGCCGGTCGAAGTGCGTCCGTCGCGTCGCATGGCGCTGTCGATGCGCTGGTTGCGCGAGGCGGCCCGCAAGCGCGCCGAGAAGTCGATGGCCCAGCGCCTGGCTGGCGAGCTGCTTGAGGCCGCCGAGGGTCGTGGCGCCGCGATGAAGAAGCGCGAAGAAGTGCACCGCATGGCAGAGGCCAACAAGGCGTTCTCGCACTATCGCTTCTGA